Proteins from a single region of Urocitellus parryii isolate mUroPar1 chromosome 4, mUroPar1.hap1, whole genome shotgun sequence:
- the LOC144254680 gene encoding palmitoyltransferase ZDHHC19-like, with amino-acid sequence MTVSGDLLSPPQPPARSWLFSSLWACVTGAALVSLSTVFFTFTCRALVQNGEWVFPVASGLLCLLSLYSLISMNISDPGILHRGAFEQDPEAPYMARVNGRLYDMPWCPTCNFHRLPRTFHCKSCDICVEEFDHHCSWVNNCVGHRNIRLYLLLLVSLCLYLGSVLATCVLFISRRRHMAFLDQTMTMTILVALPAGALLLPLILQLLIKAVAVGTARRPYEDQVFAPRYVVEGNGSLDKAPG; translated from the exons ATGACTGTATCAGGCGACTTATtgtccccaccccaacccccagccAGATCCTGGCTTTTCTCGAGCCTTTGGGCTTGTGTGACTGGAGCagccctggtgtctctgagcaCCGTATTCTTCACTTTCAC ATGCCGAGCACTGGTGCAAAATGGAGAGTGGGTCTTTCCAGTGGCCTCAGGCCTTCTCTGCCTACTCAGTTTATATAGCCTCATTTCCATGAACATTTCAGATCCAGGCATCTTACACAGAG GCGCCTTCGAGCAGGACCCTGAGGCACCGTACATGGCACGAGTGAATGGCAGGTTATATGACATGCCGTGGTGTCCCACCTGTAATTTTCACCGCCTGCCTCGAACCTTCCACTGCAAAAGTTGTGAcatctgtgtggaa GAGTTCGACCACCATTGCAGTTGGGTGAATAACTGTGTGGGGCACCGAAACATCCGGCTCTACCTGCTACTCCTCGTGTCCCTGTGCCTCTATCTGGGTAGTGTGCTGGCCACCTGCGTGCTTTTCATCTCACGCAGGAGGCACATGGCGTTTCTGGACCAAACCATGACCATGAC CATCCTAGTGGCTCTACCCGCTGGggccctcctgctccctctcatcctgcaattGTTAATCAAGGCAGTGGCGGTGGGCACTGCCAGGCGACCCTATGAGGATCAG GTTTTTGCCCCAAGATATGTGGTAGAGGGGAATGGCAGCCTGGATAAGGCTCCTGGATga